Proteins encoded by one window of Rhizobium sp. NLR16a:
- a CDS encoding NADP-dependent oxidoreductase, translated as MKAALLKSYGDVDRFEIADLPAPKPGPGEVLIKIEASAVNPFDLILRQGFMAQYIPLPLPAVLGGDAAGTISALGEGVTGFAVGDRVVADFAANGRGAHAEFGVVPSTSIARLPAALGFEQGASLVKAGLTGRQTVEALGVKGGDRVLVSGGLGTVGRSAIQYLKQIGARPVAGVRPERLNEGQELAGEALDITVPAASPSFDYAISTAGPVVGNLIGHVRDGGTVASIVPVPEGANAGNRVIIRELYHRTDAAMLDAVLASAASGDLVIPISHTFTLEQIGLAQNAVAAGAPGKVVLKH; from the coding sequence ATGAAAGCGGCACTTCTGAAATCCTATGGTGATGTCGATCGGTTCGAAATCGCGGATCTTCCGGCGCCGAAGCCCGGACCGGGCGAAGTCCTGATCAAGATCGAGGCATCCGCCGTCAACCCCTTCGATCTCATTCTCCGCCAGGGCTTCATGGCGCAGTACATCCCGCTTCCACTGCCGGCCGTGCTCGGAGGTGACGCCGCCGGCACCATCTCGGCACTCGGCGAAGGTGTGACCGGTTTTGCGGTCGGCGACCGGGTGGTCGCCGATTTTGCCGCAAACGGCAGAGGCGCGCATGCGGAATTTGGTGTCGTTCCCTCGACATCCATCGCAAGGCTGCCGGCCGCACTCGGCTTCGAGCAGGGCGCCTCGCTGGTCAAGGCAGGTCTTACCGGCAGGCAGACCGTCGAAGCGCTCGGCGTCAAGGGCGGCGACCGGGTTCTCGTTTCCGGCGGCCTCGGCACGGTCGGACGGTCCGCCATCCAATATCTCAAACAGATCGGCGCCAGGCCGGTTGCCGGCGTCCGGCCCGAGCGGCTGAACGAAGGCCAGGAGCTGGCGGGCGAAGCGCTCGACATCACGGTTCCCGCCGCAAGCCCGAGTTTCGATTATGCGATCAGCACCGCCGGCCCCGTGGTCGGCAACCTCATCGGTCATGTCCGCGACGGTGGCACAGTTGCGAGCATCGTTCCGGTGCCGGAAGGCGCCAACGCCGGAAACCGCGTTATCATCCGCGAACTCTACCATCGCACCGACGCGGCCATGCTTGACGCTGTTCTGGCGTCCGCCGCCAGCGGTGACTTGGTGATCCCGATTTCCCATACCTTCACCCTGGAGCAGATCGGCCTTGCCCAGAACGCGGTTGCGGCAGGTGCTCCCGGGAAGGTCGTTCTCAAACACTGA
- a CDS encoding DoxX family protein has protein sequence MINTGKWTPYILALLRIMAALLFLEHATMKFLQFPGPIQGVPYPLPALLLVAGAIEVITSALMLVGFQTRIAAFIASGEMAAAYFMGHTPYGFWPALNMGEGAILFCFIFLYIAFAGGGAWTLDNARPPATA, from the coding sequence ATGATCAATACCGGCAAATGGACGCCATACATTCTCGCACTTCTGCGCATCATGGCGGCCTTACTCTTCCTCGAACATGCCACAATGAAGTTTCTGCAGTTTCCGGGTCCGATTCAAGGCGTACCCTATCCGCTGCCCGCCCTCCTGCTGGTTGCAGGCGCAATCGAGGTGATCACCTCTGCTCTGATGCTCGTCGGATTTCAGACGCGCATCGCCGCATTCATCGCGTCGGGCGAAATGGCTGCCGCCTACTTCATGGGCCACACGCCGTATGGCTTCTGGCCGGCGCTGAACATGGGCGAAGGTGCCATTCTGTTCTGCTTCATCTTCCTCTACATCGCCTTTGCCGGCGGCGGAGCCTGGACGCTCGACAACGCGCGTCCCCCCGCCACGGCCTGA
- a CDS encoding class III extradiol ring-cleavage dioxygenase has protein sequence MTNSRLPTYFVSHGGGPWPYMTGEFRRNFDVLERSLVDMRAELGDAPKAILVVSGHWEEEGFVISSGVKPGMVYDYHGFPEHLYHITYNAPGSPDLADRVQHLLRASGIEAALDPTRGYDHGTFSIMKPLYPEENIPVVQLSLDAGYDPALHISVGRALAPLRDEGVLIIGSGLSYHNLSAMRGTGGYEPSRRFDAWLQETLVHAACDKRTERLIEWQQAPAARAAHPREDHLIPLMVVVGAAENEAGATTYHQKDFAGGLTASSFRFGRAPSTPRSHGDAQ, from the coding sequence CCCTGGCCCTACATGACAGGAGAATTCCGTCGCAACTTCGACGTGCTCGAACGGTCGCTGGTCGACATGCGCGCTGAACTCGGCGATGCGCCGAAGGCGATCCTCGTGGTCTCGGGGCACTGGGAAGAGGAAGGTTTTGTCATATCGTCGGGCGTCAAGCCGGGCATGGTCTACGACTATCACGGCTTTCCCGAACACCTCTATCACATCACCTACAATGCCCCCGGTTCGCCTGATCTCGCAGACCGCGTGCAGCATCTGCTGCGGGCGAGCGGCATCGAAGCGGCGCTCGATCCGACGCGTGGTTACGATCACGGCACGTTCAGCATCATGAAGCCGCTCTATCCGGAAGAGAACATCCCTGTCGTGCAGCTTTCGCTGGATGCGGGTTATGATCCGGCGCTGCACATCAGCGTCGGCCGGGCGCTGGCGCCCTTGCGTGACGAGGGCGTCCTGATCATCGGCAGCGGTCTCAGCTATCACAATCTTTCGGCCATGCGCGGCACCGGCGGATATGAGCCGTCCCGCCGCTTCGACGCCTGGCTTCAGGAAACACTGGTTCACGCAGCCTGCGACAAGCGCACCGAGCGGCTGATCGAATGGCAGCAGGCGCCGGCCGCCCGGGCGGCGCATCCGCGCGAAGACCACCTCATCCCGCTGATGGTGGTCGTCGGCGCCGCCGAGAACGAAGCCGGCGCCACCACCTATCACCAGAAGGATTTTGCCGGCGGGCTCACCGCATCGAGCTTCCGTTTCGGCCGCGCCCCCTCAACCCCCCGATCACATGGAGATGCGCAATGA
- a CDS encoding DUF899 family protein: MDDQQLVPAAVLAAKNGVRFPNESEQYRIARDALLAEEIELRRHIERVARQRRALPPGGEVKKDYRFEGAGGPISFSELFAGKDTLIVYSYMFGPERERPCPMCTSLLSAWDGEVPDIQQRAALAVVARSPIGKLLAFKKERGWHHLPLYSDTTGDYSRDYHAIGKGGGDDPAYNVFTRRDGTIRHFWSQEMGDVTSDPGEDPRGAPDLMPLWTLIDTTPEGRAPDWYPKLSY, from the coding sequence ATGGATGATCAGCAGCTGGTACCCGCCGCCGTACTCGCGGCCAAGAATGGCGTTCGTTTCCCGAATGAAAGCGAGCAATATCGTATCGCCCGCGACGCGCTGCTGGCCGAGGAGATCGAATTGCGCCGCCATATCGAGCGCGTGGCGAGACAGCGCCGGGCGCTGCCGCCGGGCGGCGAGGTGAAGAAGGATTATCGCTTCGAAGGCGCCGGCGGGCCGATATCCTTCAGCGAACTCTTCGCCGGCAAGGACACGCTGATCGTCTACAGCTACATGTTCGGCCCTGAACGCGAGCGTCCATGCCCGATGTGCACCTCGCTGCTGTCGGCCTGGGATGGCGAGGTGCCCGACATCCAGCAGCGCGCCGCCCTTGCGGTCGTTGCACGCTCGCCGATCGGAAAGCTGCTTGCCTTCAAGAAGGAACGCGGCTGGCATCACCTGCCGCTCTATTCCGACACGACCGGCGATTACAGCCGCGACTACCACGCCATCGGCAAAGGCGGCGGTGATGACCCTGCCTACAACGTCTTCACGCGGCGCGACGGCACCATCCGCCACTTCTGGAGCCAGGAAATGGGCGACGTCACCTCCGATCCCGGCGAGGACCCGCGCGGCGCACCCGACCTGATGCCGCTCTGGACACTGATCGACACGACGCCGGAAGGCCGGGCGCCGGACTGGTATCCGAAGCTGTCCTACTGA